Within Sorangiineae bacterium MSr11367, the genomic segment GCACCGGGTACTTGTTCGACCGCGTCGAAACCCCAGAAGAGCGCCACGAAAAGCTTGCCGCGGTCACCGCCGACGACGTGCGCGCCATCGCGCGGTTCATCGCACAACCGGAGCGGCTCAACGTCATCGCCGTCGGACTTCTCGAGAACGACGAAGACAAGCGACTGACCGATCTAGTCAAAGGGTACAAGTTCAAGTAGAGAGCTTCTCGCTGTTCTTATGACCCACACCATCACGCTCATCCCGGGAGACGGTATCGGACCTGAAGTCAGCCGCGCGACGCAGGTCGTGTTGGAGGCTTCGGGCGTCAAGATCGACTGGGAGATCCAGCACGCGGGTGCTGCGGTCGCCGAGACGCAAGGCACGACGCTCCCCAACAGCGTGCTGGAGTCGATCCGTCGCAACAAGATCGCGCTCAAGGGTCCCATCGGGACGCCCATCGGCAAAGGGTTTCGCTCGGTCAACGTGACCTTGCGGCAGGCGCTGGACCTTTACGCGAACGTGAGGCCGGTCAAGAGTCTCCACGGCGTCGAGCCCCGGTTCGAGGGCACGGACATCGTCATCGTCCGTGAGAACACCGAAGACCTCTACGCGGGCCTCGAGCTCATCATCATGCCGGGCGTCGCGCAGTCCATCAAGCTCATCACCGAGCGGAGCTGCACGCGCATTTGCGAGTACGCCTTCGACTACGCCGCGCGACTCGGACGCAAGCGCGTCACCGTGGTGCACAAGGCGAACATCATGAAGCTCTCCGACGGCCTGCTGCTCGAGTGCTTCCGCAAGGTGGCGCTCAAGCACCCGAAGATCGAACCCGCGGAGATGATCGTCGACGCGTGCGCCATGCAGATGGTGCGCAACGCGAACAAGCTCGATGTCATCGTCACTGAAAATCTCTACGGCGACATCCTCAGCGATCTGGGTGCGGGGCTCGTCGGCGGCTTGGGCATCGTGCCGGGCGCCAACATCGGCCACGAGGCAGCCGTCTTCGAGGCCGTGCACGGAAGCGCGCCGGACATCGCTGGCAAAGGCCTCGCGAACCCCACCGCCCTGATCCAGAGCGCCGTGATGATGCTGCACCACATCGGCGAAAGCGCGGCGGCCCAGAAGATCGACCGCGCCCTGATCACGCTCTACGAGCGCGGAGAAGTTCGCACGGCGGACTTGGGCGGCTCGGCGTCCACGGACGAATTTACGGAAGCGCTCTGCAAAGCCATGGCCACTGCGTAGAGGTCAGAGTTTGGGGTCCAGAGAAGAAGAGACCTGCGGCTCTCTGACCTAACCCCTAACCCCTACGTGCTACCCTTGTGATATCCGTACTCTGTGACGGAGCATGACGCGCTCGTTTTTCTGATTGCCTTGGCCCTTCTCTTGGGCATGGCAAGGCTGCTGGGTGAGGTGGCGCGCGCCTTTGGCATGCCGCTCGTCGTCGGCGAACTCATCGCCGGGGTGCTGCTCGGGCCGACGGTGCTGGGGCGCTTGCTTCCCGAAGCCCAAAAGTGGCTCTTTCGGCAGCCGACGCCGCAGAAGATGCTCGGCGCGTACACCACGGTGGGCGTCGTCTTGCTCCTGGTGGTCGCAGGCCTGGAGGTCGACCTCGGGATCGTGCGCAGGCGCGGAAGAAGCGCCGCCTTCACCAGCCTGCTGGGGATGATCCTTCCCCTCGCGGGCGGCATCCTGCTCGGGTTCATGCTGCCGGACTCGGACATGAAGAATCCGAACCAGCGGCTCCTGTTCGCGCTCTTCATCGGCGTCGCGCTCTCCATCTCGGCCTTGCCGGTCATCGCCAAGACGCTGCTCGACTTGGGGCTTTTCAAGACCGACCTGGGGCTCTTGGTCATGGCGGCCGCGATGATCGACGACTCCGTCGGATGGATCGCCTTCTCGATGCTCGTCGGCCCGATGCAGGGTAACTCCATCGAGTTCACCAAGCTTCTCACCATGGGCGGGCTGTCGCTCGTCTTCGTGGCCGGTACGCTCACGGCGGGCCGGCGCGGGATCGATCGGCTACTCACGCGCTTCGCCGACGAGTGGCACGGCGGGCGCGTGCTCTCGCTCGTCATTTTGCTGGCCCTCGTGGGTGCGGCCATCACGCAAGCCTTGGGCATCCACGCCGTGCTCGGTGGGTTCGTCGTGGGCGTGGCCATCGGCGACAGTCCGAGCTTGCGCGAGCAGACGCGCGTGACGATCCACGATTTCGTCACCAACGTCTTCGCCCCGGTGTTCTTCGCGTCCCTGGGGTTGAAGGTCGACTTCATCCATGCCTTCGACTTCCGTCTTTGCGCGCTCGTCTTCGCCGTGGCCAGCGTGGCCAAGATTCTCGGCTGCTCGGTGGGCGCGCGGGCGGGTGGCCTCGGCTGGCGGGAATCCATTGCCGTGGGCTTCGGGCTCAATGCGCGCGGAGCCATGGAGATCATCCTCGCGCTGCTGGCGCTGGAGGCGGGCCTCCTCAAGGAGCAGCTCTTCGTCGCGCTGGTGGTGATGGCCCTGTGCACGTCGTTGATCGGCGGGCCGGCCATGAAGCGCCTTCTGTATCGCGCGCAAGAAGAGGACGTGGTCGCGCTGCTCCGGCGCGGTGGGTTCGTGGCGCGGCTCACGGCCACCACCTCGCGCGGCGCCATCGAGGAGCTGGTGCAAATCCTCGAACCGCGGCTGGGGCACCTGGCCGTGCACGCGCGCAACCAGGTGCTCGAACGCGAGCAGATGGCCGCGACCGGCCTCGGGGACGAAGTGGCGGTGCCGCATGCGGCCATCGAAGGCCTCGAAGAGCCGATGCTCGCCCTGGGCCTTTCCCCCGAGGGGATCGACTTCGATGCGCCCGACGGGAAACCGGCGACCATCGTCTTCCTGTTGTTGCTCGCCCCCCGGCGGCTCGACGAGGAAGTGCGCGTGCTGGCCTCCATCGCGCGATCCGTCATCGATTCGCGGGCGCGCGAGCAGCTCATGGATGCACGAGAGACCGAGCAAGCACTGAAGGTGTTGGCCGAAAGCGCCCAGCGCATTGCCGAAGAGCGACGCGCGCGCGGCCCCGCACTCGCCGACATTTGAGTTACGTCCTGGTCGGTTGAATGGGAATGGCGCAAACCTACCCGAGGATCCACCCGTGCAATCTGCATGGATTCCTGGGTAAACGATGCATGCGCAACGAAATGGGATGAGGGCACGACAGCTGCAGTGATGGACCTCCGAACAAGGAGGTCTCTTATGAAGCGAAATCGTTTCTTGGGTCTGTTTGCATCGTGCCTCGTTGCAGCACCACTCCCGTTTGCCCTCTTTGCCCTCTTTGCCCTGTTTGGGTCGATCGTGGGCTGCGCCTCCACCGATACGCCGCGGGACGACGACGAGAGTGAGTCGTTCGAGGAGTCCGCGCTCGACGGCGCCGACGAAGCCCACCTGGCCGACGAATTCCCGCCCGCCAGCGAACTATCCGGCGACCCCGCCGATCTGGTGGATCATTTTCTCGATACGCCGGAAGACGATCCTTCGATGATCAGCGAAAACACGGACACGGCGAGTGCCGACGATGTCAGCGTGACGGCAGCCGCAGCCGCAAAACCGCTCTTGCGCGCGGGGTTGCATCAGAAGGCATCAGACGCTTTGCGCAAGGTCGGTGTTGCGGCTTCGCGCATTACGCAGACGATTGGCAATGCATCGGCGTCGGCGGGCACGCACAAGGCCGACGGCACTGCGAATGGAAAGCCGTATTGCGCCGCAACGGATCTTTCGGTGCGCAATCTAACGGATGCCCAGGTGAAGACGCTCGTATCGAAGTTGGACTCGGCTGGCTTCGCAGCATTCTTCCGCAACCCGGGCAAGGACGGCTGGCCGGCGAATCAAGCCCGCCACATCCACGCGGTGTTCGCCGGCGTGAAGATGAAGGCGGCCCTACGCTCGCAGGTTCAGGACTTCCTCGTGGACAAAAATGGCCTCGCGAGCCACGGCCCGTACAAGTTCTACAAGGCCACCAAGTCCCAGAAGGACAACGTGCGCAAGCTTTTCAACGCCGCCAACTAACTCTCCCCTAAACCCTAAACCCTAAACCCTTACCTAGCGCCGCGCCCCCGCGCGCGATTCGGCGGGGGCGTTGACGTGACGGGTCACCAGCCACACGACGGCGGCGGCCACGGCGGCGACGCCTACGCCAATGAGGATGTCGCCCACGACCAGTTTCCGCTTGGCGCTGGACACATCGTCGTCGCTGCATGAATGGGTAGGCGCGCAACTCGAACCGAGATCGTCGTGGGCATTGGTGCCGGCGATCCAAAAGCCGGTGCCGATCCCCAAGGCCGCGACGCCCGCACCACCGAGCACCCAGGGCCACGGCGAAGGCGACGTTGGCGCGGGGGCCGCATCGGACGATGGCAGCTTGTCGAACGATGGCACCACCGGAACGTTCCGATTCGCCAGGCGAAACTGCAGGTGGCGATTGCGCTCCCCTTCCCGCACCACGACGTTCTGCTCGACGCGCTCATCGCCTTGCACGTACGCCATCACGTGCGACCCCGGATCCACCGGCACGGCGCGGCCTTGCATGGCCCCCGTGAGTTCCTCGCCATCGAAGAAGATGGCGCCGTCGTGCACGTCGTTGCCTTGCGCGTCCACGACTTGAAAGACCATGCTGGGCATGGCTTCGCCGATCTCGCCGAGCCACTTGCCGCAGTCGCGGCGGACGACGCCCGGGCAATCGCGCGCAAGGCAGAGGGCGAATCGCTCCGAGGCCGCGCGCAGTGCGCCCGTCGCGCGTAGCTTTTGGCCGGACACGGCAGCTTCCGTGCATCGGGTCACGGCGCGACTGTTTCCTGCAGCGAACACGGGCGCCGAGTGAACCAACGAAACAGCGATCAAGAGGGAGGCAATCGGTCGTGGGGACCGTGTCATTGGAAGCACTCTTGCTTGTACGTGCGAATCCCCTTCGAGTCGATCACGAACGGGGGATCGCACGCGTCGTCGCGACGTGCTCCGGCCGAGGACGGACTCACCGCGGTGGGCACGGCGGCTCGCTTTTTCGGGGGGCGGGCCGACGATACCGTCGGCGGCATGGGCGGCGCGCGATCTGCGGCGGCCGCAGCGGATCCTACCGCCGCTTGCGGGGCTGGCCCTGCATGCGCAACGGGAGGTGCCGTTGGCGTTGCCGATGGTGGAGGGGATGCGTGCTGCACGTCGGTCGAAATCGGCGCGGACGACGCCACGAGCGAGCGCCCCAAAAAGACCAGCGCCCCCGCGAAGAGCATCGCGCCGCCAGCAGCCACGAAGGGAAGCGAGCGCTTGGCCGTCCGCCGGCGCTCGTCGCGGATGATTTCGGCCATGCGGTCTGCGCGCTCGCGCAACTTGTCGCCGAGCAACTCGAGGGTCCACGCGCCCACTTCGTCTGCGCCCGCGATGTTCGCAGGGCCGAGCACGCGCTCGATGGCCGCCGCAAACTGCTCCGCGCTTTCGTAACGCTGCTCCGGAACGGCGGCGAGCGCGCGAGCGATCACGTCGTCGAGCTCCGGGGTGATGCCGCCCACCAAGCTGCTCGCCGGCGGAATCTTCGGATTGAGCGCCTGCCCGATCAGCTCGGCCTCGTCTTTTCCTTTGAAGGCGCGCTCGCCCACCAGCGCCTCCCAGAACACCAGGCCCGCGGCGAAGAGATCCGCGCGCAACGTTACGTCTCCGCCAATTTGCTCCGGCGCGAGGTATGCGAACTTGCCTTTGACGCCGCCCGCGCGCGTTGCATGCAGCCGACCGTTGGCCTTGGCCACGCCGAAATCCACCAGGCGCGTGACGCCATTCGAGCCCACGAGAATGTTCTCCGGCGTCACGTCACGATGGACCAAACAGAGGGCATTGCCCGCTTCGTCGCGCGCATTGTGCGCGGCGTGCAGTGCGCGCAGCACATCGAGCAGTACGGCCGCCGCCACGCGCGCGGGCACGGGTCGCTGTTGCTTCTTCGCGGCGGTGAGGAGGTGCCGGAGCGATTCCCCGTGCACGTACTCCATCACGAGGATCATGTGCTCGCCGTCGTACGCGAAGTCGACGACCGGGATGACGTTGGGGTGATGGGCCAGACGGGTCAGCCGGACTTCGTCCAGCAACATCGCCACGCTGGCGGGATCGCGTGCATGCTCCGCGTGAAGTTGTTTGACGGCAACGGACTTCGGTTCCGATCCATCGCGCAGAACTCCGAAGTGAACGGAGCCCATTCCCCCCATCCCTAGGGGTTCGTAGAGCGCGTAGCGCCCGACAACCCGAGGTCGCGGAGCACGCATATACCGAGATTACCTCACGCTTTATTCTTTGCCAGCAGCATATGGAAGTAGCGCCGCGTGAGGCCCGAGGCCGCTGCGGCGCGGGTAACGTTGCCGCCGTGCTCGCGCACCGCGCGCTCGACGAAACGTCGCTCGAATTCACGAATCACGCGCTGCCGCGCGCTGGGCATTGCGAGCCCCATGGTGAGAACGTGATCCAGATAGTCGACCGGCTTGTCGCGATCCGGCGTCCGCGCGGAGGCAATCTCGGTCTCGTCACCGAGCACGGTCGCACGCGACACGGCATGCTCCAGCTCCTGCACGTTGCCCGGCCAGGGATGCCGTCCGAGTTGGAGGACGAGGCGCTTCGGGATCTCCCCTGCCCCGCCGAACAGCTTCCAAAAGTGGCGAGCGATGAGCTCGACATCGCCGTGCCGCTGGCGCAGCGGTGGCACTTGGATGCGCGCACCCGCGAACCGGAAGAGTAGCTCTTCGCGGAACTTCTTTTCCTCCACCAAGCGGTCGAGGTCGTCGCGGGTGGTGGCGATGAAGCGGACGTTCGCACGAATGGCGTCGATCTCGCCCTCACGCCGGAGCTCACCGCGATCGAGGATGGTCGCCAAACGGGACTGCGCCTGCAACCCGAGCTCGCCAATCTCGTCGATGACCAGGGTGCCGCCGCGAGCTTGCTCGAGGGCGCCCGGTCCGCGAGGACCACCGAACAGCGCCTCGAGGGCCGCCCCCTCTTCGTGCGCCGCACAGTCGAAGACGACGAAGGGTGCAGCACCACGCGGCCCCGTCTCGTGCATCGCCTCGGCGAGCAGCTCCTTGCCGGTTCCCGTCTCGCCTTCGAGGATGACCGGCAATGTCGAATTGGCCAGCGCCTCGCACGCGGCAAAAAGCCGTTGCATGGCTTGGCTCTTTCCCAGGACGCGACCGAAGCGATCGCGCTCGAGCGCGTCCATGCGAATCTCACCCGCGCGCGCAACGCGCAGCACCGAATCGCCGAGCTCGATGGCCTCGCCACCTTCGAGCAACGCTTCCACCACGCGCGCTCCACCGATGCGCGTGCCATTGGTCGATTGCAGATCGACCAATCGAACCGCATTGCCTTCCGCGGTGAGCGACAGATGCCGTCGCGACACACGAGGGTCCGGAATGGCAAGCTCACATACCTGGCTTTGCCCCACCAAGGCCTGCGGCGCTTTGTTCCAATCCAATACGAGTGTCTTCCCTGTCCCGGGACCACCCACGACTCGCAGCACGTACAAGGGCGCCGTCGAAGATGCGCCCGGTGTTTTGTCCGCTACGGTCGATAGTTCTTCATTCCGATCATCACCCGCCATGATCCGCACTGTAGCCTGTGATGTCACGATCCGCGTAGGCTGTCCCAACAAAGCGCATGAATCGGAAAGCGACAGCCTGTTTAATCATCGGCATAGCGGTGGTGGCGGGCTGCTCCGTAATGACCAGCTTCGATGGCTACACCGCCTCAGATGTAAGCTGTGACGCGCTTCGCTGGCCCAATCGGTCAAACGACGGGTCGGGTGGTACGCGAACGGTCTACGGTGTTAGCCAGCAACTCCGTTTTGCCGACCCAGCGACCGCCGCGCTCCCTGGATTGGATCTCGACGGACTCTGCACGTGTCCGCAAAGAGGATCGTGTGTGCCGCCCGTAGGCGCGAACATCGCCTGCGACGGGCCGCATGGCGTCGACAACAAGGGCGGCCCGCTCATCGGTGCACTGTTCGAGAACGACGAGGCGCTTCAAGAGAGCCTCTCCCATGGAGTGCAGGGCATCGTCGTTCGCCTCGATCGCTACAATGGCCAGGCCAACGATGCGGACGTCATCGCGTCGATTTACAACGTCGTGGGCGTCAACGAGAAGACGGACCAGACGGGCACGGCGAAGTTCGATGGGACGGATTCGTTCATCGTCGATTCGGATTCGGTGATCAGCGACGGTGAAATGAGGTCGAAGTACTTCGACGCACAGGCCTACGTGACCGACAACGTGTTGGTCGCGTCCATCCCGATATTCCGGCTGCGCATGATGATTCCGCCGTCGGACAACTCCAAGTTCGAGGAAGTGATCGAGGAGTTGCGGGGCGTGCAGCTCGTAGGAAAGGTCGAAAGCGAGGGGGAGAATGGGCTTCGCATTCGAAATGCGGTGCTGACCGGGCGTGTTCCGCTCCAAACGATGTTTCTGAAGGCCGGACCGGCCAGCGTTTGCAACCCCGATGCGGGCTCCTTTACGGCGATCAAAGGCACGGTCTGCGGTTCGCTCGATATGACTGCCGATCCGCAGGCCGACGCCGCCGCGGGCTGCGATGCGCTGTCGTTCGCGCTTTTTCTCGACGTCGTGCCCGCGCAACTTCGCAATGGCCCCAAGCCGGCGCCGCCGGGGAAGGATGCGTGCGCGCCGAGGGAGATTACGTGCCCGTAGCTAGTTAGCCCGGCCAACTGCCCGTCGCGGGGAGTTCGCGGGCTTGTTCGGGCGCGGACCAGCGCAGAGGGAGTGCGTCGGGGAGGAAGAGGCCGGAGGTCACGCGGAAGCGCACGAAGCGCTGGGCGCCGGCGAAGGCGGCGAGCTCGGGCGTGTCCCAGAGGATCTCGGCTTCGCCGGCGAGCGAAAGGCAATTGCCGGTGTCGAAGTCGACGAAGAGCAGGCCGGTGCGCGCGTTCTGGGCGATGTTGCCGAGGGTGTTGAAGTAGAAATTGCCGCGGAATTCTGGCCACGTGAGGACGGTATGGCCCTCGTGCTCTTCGCGGCGCACGAAGCCGGGTTTGCCGCCGCGGTGTGAGACGTCGAGTCCCTCGCGGACGTCGGCGGCGCCGGAGGCAATGAAGAACGTGTCCGCGCGCTCGACCATGGCGCTGGCCTCGGCGGAGAGGCGCGCGCCCTCGGGACGGGTCGTGGAGGCGGAGGGCTCGGAGGGTTCGCGCACGAAGCCGTGCGCGCGCGATTGAATGTACTGCGGGCAGTTGCCGAAGCTTTGGTCGACGTGAACGGTGAAGCCTCGCCCGTCGATGGCGGTGATGGTTCCGTTCATCCGATTGCGACGGCGCGTCTCCAGCTGAATGCCGAGGAGGCCGATGGGATCGCCCACGCTCAACGTGACGGGCGAGAACGCGCCGGGAAGCGCGTCGATGCGCAGGGTGCGCGGGTCGGGGGAGTGCACGAAGCCGGGGCGCCCCACGAGAAGTGAGGCGCGCGGATGCATCGACGCATCGCGCGCCGAGAGGAGCATGAAGGGCAGCTGGACGAAGAACTCGCGGTGCTGATCCGGCATGTAATCGCGGATGACCTTGCCGCCGATCGCTTCGATCTTTTCGCGGACGCCGGCGCGCTCCTGAATGGCCCGTTCGCCCGCGTGAAATGGCGATGCGCTCATGCGGCCGGCACCGCGGAGCGCTGCATCGGCACGAAGCCGGGCAGCGACTCCACGCGCGCGAGCCATGCGCGCACGTTGGGGTACGCATCGAGCGGGATGGCGCCCTCGGGGGCATGCGCCGTGTACGTGTACATGGCCACGTCGGCCAAGGTGATCGCATCGCCCACGAGCCAGTTGCGTCCTGCGAGCGATCCCTCCATCACGCCGAAGACCTGCTCGGCCGCGGCCTTGGCGCGCGCATGATCGAGCGGCATGCCGAAGACGTGCACGAGACGCGCGGCCGCAGCCCCGTAGGCCATCGGGCCCGCCGCCGCCGAGAGCCAACGCTGCACGTGGGCCGCACGCTCCGGATCGACCGGAAGCCAGCGGTGATCGGCGTCGTAACGGCCCGCCAGGTACACGAGGATGGCGTTGCTGTCGGCCAGGGTGACGCCGCCGTCTTCGATGACCGGCACCTGACCGAAGGCGTTCTTGGCGAGGAACGCGGGCGTCTTTTGCTCGCCCGCGAGCAGGTTCACCGTAACGCGCTCGAACGGGAGGCCCAGCAGCGAGAGAAACAGCTCCACGCGGTGCGCATGCCCGGACAGGGGGAAGTGGTAAAGGCGAATGGGGGCGGCAGGTCGAGTCATACCCCGTAGCATGGGTGCGATGGGGCGGCGGCAGAACCGCCACCGTCGACAAAGCACTATTTCATCGCGCGCAATAGTAGAACGTCGTGCGTGGATCGACTGGAAGCGATGCGGGTTTTCGTGGCGGTGGCGGAGATGCGCGGCTTCACCCCGGCGGCGCGGCGTCTAACCATGTCGCCCGCAGCCGCAACGCGGGCGGTGTCGGCGCTGGAGGAGCGGCTCGGCACACGCCTGCTCCGGCGTACGACCCGGGTGGTGCGGCTGACCGATGCGGGGGCGCGCTACCTGGCCGACTGCAAGCGCATCCTGGGCGACATCGAGGAGGCCGAGGCCGGGGCGGCCGGCACCGAGGGCGAGCCACGCGGCATGTTGAACGTGACGGCGCCCGTCAACTTCGGGCGCATGTTCGTCGCGCCCACGGTGCTCGGGTTTCTCGAGCGGCATCCGCGCATCTCGGTGCGGATGCTGTTGGTCGATCACGTGGTGCATTTGATCGAGGAGGGGATGGACGTGGGGATCCGCATCGCGCACCTTCGCGACTCGGCGCTGCGCGCGGTGCGGGTGGGCACGGTGCGGCGCGTGGTGTGCGCGGCGCCCGAATACCTGGTCAAGCGGGGGACGCCGCGAACGCCGTCGGATTTGATCCATCACGATACGATTGGCTTTTCGAACATCAATCCGACGCGCCACTGGTCGTTCTCGACGGGTTCCAAGACGGAGGCGGCGGAGACGGAGACCCGGCTCTTCGTCAACACGGCCGACGTGGCCATTGCCGCGGCCAAGGCGGGCCACGGGCTCACCCGCGTGCTCTCGTACCAGGTGGATCCGGACGTGCGCACCGGGCAGCTCCGGGTGGTGCTCGAGGACTTCGAGCCACCCGAGGTGCCGATCCACATCGTGTACCCGGACGCGCGGCGGGCGACCTCGAGCGTGCGCGCCTTCGTGGATTACGCGACGGAGAGGCTTCGCACGATGGCGCAGAGCGGTGCGTTCGGGACGAAGTTCAGCAAAACGCGCTAGAACCAGGCGAGGCCCATGAAGACGAACGCCGCACGCATTTTGGATCGACTCGGAATTCGCTACGAGCTCAAGGAATACGCGGTGGACGAGTCGGATCTGACGGCGGCCACGGTCGCGCGAAAGGTGGGGCTTCCGCTGGAGCAAGTGTTCAAAACGCTGTGCGCGCGGGGGGATCGCCACGGGGTTTGCTTCGCGGTGGTGCCGGGCGACGCCGAATTGGATCTGAAGGCGCTGGCCGCGCTCGCGCAGGATCGCAAAACGGAGATGGTGGCGCTGAAAGAGGTGCAGCCGCTCACCGGCTACATCCGCGGCGGCGTGACCGCGCTGGCCGCCAAAAAGGACTATCCCGTGTACGTGGACGAGACGGTGATGCTGTTCGACGTCATCTCCATTTCGGCGGGGGTACGCGGCACGCAGATTTTCCTCGCGCCCGATGACTACGTGCGTGCCACGAAGGCGAAGCTCGGGGCGATCGCCAAGGCGACGTAGGTCAGCCGCGCCCTGCGAGCCGCGAGAGGAAGGCGTCGATTTCATCCCGCGCGGGCATGGAGCTGCTCGCCCCGGCGCGCTGCACCGAAAGGGCCGCGGCAGCGTTGGCGCGATGAAGGGCCTCGACGATCTCGCGCCCCTCGGCCAGCGCCACGGCGAGGACACCGACGAAGGTGTCGCCCGCGGCGGTCGTATCGACGGCGTCCACTTTGGGGGCCGGCACGTGAAACGGTGGAAGGCCGCGTGCGCCATAGAGGCACCCTTCGGACCCCAGGGTCACGACCGCGGCGGGCACCTTTTCGAGCAGGGAGACCAGGGCGGCCTTGGGATCGCGGATGCCGGTGATGTCCGCGAGCTCGTGCTGGTTGGGCGCGAGCAGGTCGACGTTCGCGAACAGCGCATCGGGAATCGGCCGCGACGGCGCGGGCGTGAGGATGACGCGCACCCCCGCGCGGTGTGCGGCCGCGGCGCCCGCGATGGCCGCTTCGATGGGGAGTTCGAGCTGCAGAAGCAGGACGGAGCTGCTGGTGACGATGCCCTCGTCGTGCACGCTGAGCGAGTTGACGGTGCCGTTGGCACCGGCGATGACGATGATCGAGTTGCCGCCGCCGCCGTCCACGACGATGTGCGCGATGCCCGTGGGCTCCATCGTTTCGCGCAACGCCGCATCGTCCACGCCCGCGCCACGGAGCACACCGCGAAGCGCACGGCCGAAGTCATCGCCGCCGACGGCGCCAATCATGCGAACGGCGCCGCCTGCACGCGCCGCCGCGATGGCTTGGTTCGATCCTTTGCCACCGGGCACCGTGAGAAACCGGGTGCCCATCACGGTTTCCCCGAGCGATGGCGCACGCTCGGCGAAGGCCACCAGGTCCATGTTGCAGCTGCCGAGAACGCAGATACCGGGCGTCATGGTTTGCAGCATCGGAACCCGACGTCATCGGAGAGGTAGTTGCGGTTACATGTAAACTGATCGTTGCACCGCATTTTGTCCCGATCCTGGACATAGCTACCGCCGCGGCAAGCGCAGTTGTCCCCCTGGGGACCTGCATCCGCACCGCTCGAGTCGCATGAATTTTCCCACTCGTTCGCGTTGCCACTCATATCGTAGAGGCCAGGAAAACCTCCGACGCATCTGGGCAAGCTTGCGACAGGAACCGTCGTACCGAGAGCCATGTCCTTGCCGTTGCAGGCGAGCGAATCGTAGGCCGTGCCATAGGCAAAGTCGCGACCGTCTTCCGCGTTGGTGCACGCGAGGCGTATCTGCGAGGTATCCGCGTCAGCGGGCTCTTTGATGTTGTCGATGTTGTGCGCTCCGCCGCGGATATCGCCGCACAGCCTTTTGCCCGCCCACTTGCAATATGCAAAGGCATCGCACCAGTCGACGGCCGTGATGGGATGGTTTCCCGTTCGTGTGCCCCCGTCCGGCCAAAAGTCGCCCCCCGGAACGAAGCTCGAGTTCCACGAGCACGCTTTGGGC encodes:
- a CDS encoding isocitrate/isopropylmalate dehydrogenase family protein translates to MTHTITLIPGDGIGPEVSRATQVVLEASGVKIDWEIQHAGAAVAETQGTTLPNSVLESIRRNKIALKGPIGTPIGKGFRSVNVTLRQALDLYANVRPVKSLHGVEPRFEGTDIVIVRENTEDLYAGLELIIMPGVAQSIKLITERSCTRICEYAFDYAARLGRKRVTVVHKANIMKLSDGLLLECFRKVALKHPKIEPAEMIVDACAMQMVRNANKLDVIVTENLYGDILSDLGAGLVGGLGIVPGANIGHEAAVFEAVHGSAPDIAGKGLANPTALIQSAVMMLHHIGESAAAQKIDRALITLYERGEVRTADLGGSASTDEFTEALCKAMATA
- a CDS encoding cation:proton antiporter, coding for MTEHDALVFLIALALLLGMARLLGEVARAFGMPLVVGELIAGVLLGPTVLGRLLPEAQKWLFRQPTPQKMLGAYTTVGVVLLLVVAGLEVDLGIVRRRGRSAAFTSLLGMILPLAGGILLGFMLPDSDMKNPNQRLLFALFIGVALSISALPVIAKTLLDLGLFKTDLGLLVMAAAMIDDSVGWIAFSMLVGPMQGNSIEFTKLLTMGGLSLVFVAGTLTAGRRGIDRLLTRFADEWHGGRVLSLVILLALVGAAITQALGIHAVLGGFVVGVAIGDSPSLREQTRVTIHDFVTNVFAPVFFASLGLKVDFIHAFDFRLCALVFAVASVAKILGCSVGARAGGLGWRESIAVGFGLNARGAMEIILALLALEAGLLKEQLFVALVVMALCTSLIGGPAMKRLLYRAQEEDVVALLRRGGFVARLTATTSRGAIEELVQILEPRLGHLAVHARNQVLEREQMAATGLGDEVAVPHAAIEGLEEPMLALGLSPEGIDFDAPDGKPATIVFLLLLAPRRLDEEVRVLASIARSVIDSRAREQLMDARETEQALKVLAESAQRIAEERRARGPALADI
- a CDS encoding serine/threonine protein kinase, which codes for MGSVHFGVLRDGSEPKSVAVKQLHAEHARDPASVAMLLDEVRLTRLAHHPNVIPVVDFAYDGEHMILVMEYVHGESLRHLLTAAKKQQRPVPARVAAAVLLDVLRALHAAHNARDEAGNALCLVHRDVTPENILVGSNGVTRLVDFGVAKANGRLHATRAGGVKGKFAYLAPEQIGGDVTLRADLFAAGLVFWEALVGERAFKGKDEAELIGQALNPKIPPASSLVGGITPELDDVIARALAAVPEQRYESAEQFAAAIERVLGPANIAGADEVGAWTLELLGDKLRERADRMAEIIRDERRRTAKRSLPFVAAGGAMLFAGALVFLGRSLVASSAPISTDVQHASPPPSATPTAPPVAHAGPAPQAAVGSAAAAADRAPPMPPTVSSARPPKKRAAVPTAVSPSSAGARRDDACDPPFVIDSKGIRTYKQECFQ
- a CDS encoding sigma 54-interacting transcriptional regulator; translation: MAGDDRNEELSTVADKTPGASSTAPLYVLRVVGGPGTGKTLVLDWNKAPQALVGQSQVCELAIPDPRVSRRHLSLTAEGNAVRLVDLQSTNGTRIGGARVVEALLEGGEAIELGDSVLRVARAGEIRMDALERDRFGRVLGKSQAMQRLFAACEALANSTLPVILEGETGTGKELLAEAMHETGPRGAAPFVVFDCAAHEEGAALEALFGGPRGPGALEQARGGTLVIDEIGELGLQAQSRLATILDRGELRREGEIDAIRANVRFIATTRDDLDRLVEEKKFREELLFRFAGARIQVPPLRQRHGDVELIARHFWKLFGGAGEIPKRLVLQLGRHPWPGNVQELEHAVSRATVLGDETEIASARTPDRDKPVDYLDHVLTMGLAMPSARQRVIREFERRFVERAVREHGGNVTRAAAASGLTRRYFHMLLAKNKA
- a CDS encoding pyridoxamine 5'-phosphate oxidase family protein, which gives rise to MSASPFHAGERAIQERAGVREKIEAIGGKVIRDYMPDQHREFFVQLPFMLLSARDASMHPRASLLVGRPGFVHSPDPRTLRIDALPGAFSPVTLSVGDPIGLLGIQLETRRRNRMNGTITAIDGRGFTVHVDQSFGNCPQYIQSRAHGFVREPSEPSASTTRPEGARLSAEASAMVERADTFFIASGAADVREGLDVSHRGGKPGFVRREEHEGHTVLTWPEFRGNFYFNTLGNIAQNARTGLLFVDFDTGNCLSLAGEAEILWDTPELAAFAGAQRFVRFRVTSGLFLPDALPLRWSAPEQARELPATGSWPG
- a CDS encoding glutathione S-transferase translates to MTRPAAPIRLYHFPLSGHAHRVELFLSLLGLPFERVTVNLLAGEQKTPAFLAKNAFGQVPVIEDGGVTLADSNAILVYLAGRYDADHRWLPVDPERAAHVQRWLSAAAGPMAYGAAAARLVHVFGMPLDHARAKAAAEQVFGVMEGSLAGRNWLVGDAITLADVAMYTYTAHAPEGAIPLDAYPNVRAWLARVESLPGFVPMQRSAVPAA